Proteins encoded in a region of the Fimbriimonadia bacterium genome:
- a CDS encoding glycosyltransferase family 4 protein codes for MPEKPKVLVVGPVPPPVGGVETQISTLLESPLRERFDLVHCNTSKARPKQTQGKFDVGNIVWALRHFRQLRADIRTHKPDVVYMPVSSTHAGFLRDAVFAVIVNRHRRLLVGHVHGGDFDRLYATVSRPFQKVIVRTLNRCDVVCALGTMWEKLFRSVGVRSAVRIVPPTSYHMVFDRGEKVARSPNGPSGKDGQPVTVLFVGQVGRRKGAFDILAAAESIRERAPNSRLLMVGPDEFAGEWEQVMAEVDRRGLQDYIEFTGPLQGDDLLAAYSRGDLLLLPSYHEGFPAVLIEAGAFGAPVVTTPVGAVRDYVTDGENGYFVEPGNAAQIADRVVELCNDSVKRYQMGICNRERARNYHPDSIAARVGDAIQLAMDLPPQRRALGKRPRVLLVGPVPPPVGGVESVTRCLLDSDLRFDFNVIHCDTSRRQTKEHVSRLTLLNVLWASFYSLRYIYLVLRHMPHIVHIPMVSLRLPFVRDAGLTLFGCLCRRKVVLHSHDGYLPEVYDRAGPIWRKLMIWIFNRSERLVTLTDSWKHFFEERGVKRPIDVVNNPLDDMFGDVASYRSANSDRPWTVLFVGAICRDKGVPDLLQTAKRVLEVRPDIRFRLVGPGRFVGEWAAMVAERGKLGLDDFVEMPGSLQGADLLRAYADADCFVLPTYKEGMPVVLLEAMAAGLVVITTDVGGILDLIEDGVNGFVLKPGDVDGFTECILAIAQNPEKYRWMGEENRRKVLSHYMAHAVAEQMAEVYRRVLNQ; via the coding sequence ATGCCTGAGAAGCCCAAGGTTCTCGTCGTCGGACCCGTCCCGCCGCCTGTTGGTGGCGTGGAGACGCAAATCTCCACGCTGCTCGAATCTCCCTTGCGCGAGCGCTTCGACCTGGTGCACTGCAATACGAGCAAGGCGCGGCCGAAGCAAACACAAGGCAAGTTCGACGTCGGGAACATCGTCTGGGCGCTGCGTCACTTCCGGCAGCTTCGTGCGGACATCCGTACGCACAAGCCCGACGTAGTCTACATGCCCGTGTCCTCGACCCACGCGGGCTTTCTTCGCGATGCGGTGTTCGCGGTCATCGTCAATCGGCATCGCCGTCTGCTAGTCGGCCACGTGCACGGGGGAGACTTCGACCGCCTGTATGCCACTGTCAGCCGACCGTTCCAGAAGGTGATTGTTCGAACGCTGAACCGATGCGACGTGGTGTGCGCGCTCGGGACGATGTGGGAGAAACTGTTCCGCTCGGTAGGCGTCCGCTCGGCTGTGCGTATCGTGCCGCCGACCAGCTACCATATGGTTTTCGACCGAGGAGAAAAGGTGGCACGCTCACCCAACGGCCCGAGCGGGAAGGATGGCCAGCCGGTCACCGTGCTATTCGTTGGTCAGGTGGGGCGTCGCAAGGGTGCGTTCGACATCCTGGCTGCGGCAGAGTCCATCCGAGAACGTGCTCCAAACAGCAGATTGCTGATGGTAGGTCCGGACGAGTTCGCAGGCGAGTGGGAGCAGGTGATGGCGGAGGTGGACCGCCGTGGTCTGCAGGACTACATCGAGTTCACCGGTCCGCTACAGGGGGACGACTTGCTCGCAGCCTATTCCCGAGGCGACCTGCTACTACTGCCCTCCTATCACGAAGGCTTCCCCGCGGTGCTGATCGAGGCGGGGGCTTTCGGCGCTCCGGTGGTCACCACCCCGGTCGGCGCAGTCAGAGATTACGTGACAGACGGCGAGAACGGGTATTTCGTGGAGCCCGGGAACGCCGCACAGATTGCGGATCGTGTCGTCGAACTCTGCAACGACTCGGTGAAGCGCTACCAAATGGGGATATGCAACCGTGAGCGAGCGAGGAACTATCATCCCGATTCGATCGCAGCCAGGGTCGGCGATGCCATTCAGCTTGCCATGGACCTGCCACCGCAGCGGCGCGCGCTGGGCAAACGGCCACGCGTCTTGCTGGTTGGCCCGGTTCCACCCCCTGTTGGAGGCGTCGAGTCGGTGACGCGGTGTCTGCTCGACTCGGACCTTCGATTCGACTTCAACGTCATCCACTGCGACACCTCGCGTCGGCAGACGAAGGAGCACGTGAGTCGCTTAACACTACTTAACGTGCTGTGGGCGTCCTTCTATTCCCTAAGATACATTTATCTCGTGCTACGCCACATGCCGCACATCGTGCACATCCCGATGGTCTCGCTGCGTCTGCCGTTCGTCCGCGACGCGGGTCTGACCCTATTCGGTTGCCTCTGTCGGCGCAAGGTGGTGTTGCACAGCCACGACGGCTACCTGCCGGAGGTGTATGACCGTGCAGGGCCGATATGGCGCAAGCTGATGATCTGGATTTTCAACCGCTCCGAGCGCCTCGTGACCCTGACGGATTCGTGGAAGCACTTCTTCGAAGAACGAGGCGTGAAGCGACCGATAGATGTGGTCAACAATCCACTGGACGACATGTTCGGCGACGTGGCGAGTTATCGTAGTGCCAACTCGGATCGGCCGTGGACGGTGCTCTTCGTGGGCGCCATTTGTCGAGACAAGGGAGTACCCGATCTGTTGCAAACTGCAAAGCGGGTACTCGAGGTGCGTCCGGACATCCGATTTCGCTTGGTAGGCCCAGGGCGCTTCGTGGGGGAGTGGGCCGCCATGGTGGCCGAGCGCGGCAAGCTGGGACTGGACGACTTCGTGGAGATGCCGGGCAGCCTCCAAGGAGCCGACCTGCTGCGCGCTTATGCCGACGCCGACTGCTTCGTCCTTCCCACCTACAAGGAAGGCATGCCGGTAGTGCTTCTCGAGGCGATGGCAGCAGGACTGGTGGTGATTACCACCGACGTAGGTGGCATTCTGGACCTGATCGAAGACGGTGTGAACGGTTTCGTCCTGAAGCCGGGCGATGTGGATGGCTTCACCGAGTGCATTCTGGCCATCGCGCAAAACCCGGAGAAGTATCGGTGGATGGGTGAGGAAAACCGGCGAAAGGTACTCTCACACTATATGGCCCATGCCGTCGCCGAGCAGATGGCCGAGGTGTACCGCAGGGTGCTGAACCAGTGA
- a CDS encoding aspartate carbamoyltransferase catalytic subunit gives MSLLDIRSLERSEIETYIREAIKYRNACTSGEPVPQVSGTVCLLFFEASTRTRASFESAARKLGLSGSFVAPATSSIQKGESILDTVVTLDYAGVDCLVIRHPSPGAPHKAAEVFDGGVVNAGDGCHEHPTQALADLLTIISRKGTVAGLTVAIVGDIVHSRVARSNAWCLTKMGAKVRFVGPLTLLPKDCSLLPVEPCDNLAAGLSDADVVMALRLQRERMNGYDLGSLAEYTQHFQINRESLKLAKDDVLVMHPGPINRGVELDDFAADSTFSAIHNQVENGIYVRMAVLANEFDKLRGDA, from the coding sequence ATGAGCCTGTTGGACATCCGCAGCCTCGAGAGGAGTGAGATCGAGACCTACATTCGGGAGGCTATCAAGTATCGCAACGCCTGTACGTCCGGGGAGCCGGTGCCTCAGGTTTCCGGCACCGTGTGTCTCCTTTTCTTCGAAGCCAGCACTCGCACGCGTGCCTCTTTCGAGAGTGCGGCTCGCAAACTGGGCCTAAGTGGGTCCTTCGTGGCTCCCGCGACCAGCTCCATCCAGAAGGGTGAGTCCATTCTGGACACCGTAGTGACTCTGGACTACGCGGGTGTGGACTGCTTGGTGATCCGCCATCCTAGCCCTGGGGCACCACACAAGGCTGCCGAAGTCTTCGATGGGGGAGTGGTAAATGCAGGGGACGGCTGCCACGAACATCCGACGCAGGCACTCGCCGACCTGCTTACCATCATCAGCCGGAAGGGTACCGTCGCAGGGCTCACGGTCGCCATCGTAGGTGACATCGTTCACAGTCGGGTGGCTCGGTCCAACGCTTGGTGTCTGACGAAGATGGGTGCGAAGGTGCGTTTCGTCGGTCCTCTGACGTTGCTGCCGAAGGACTGCAGCTTGCTTCCTGTGGAGCCCTGTGACAACCTGGCCGCCGGACTGTCGGACGCGGATGTGGTGATGGCCCTGCGCCTGCAACGCGAGCGGATGAACGGTTATGACCTGGGAAGCCTGGCCGAGTACACCCAGCACTTTCAGATCAACCGCGAGTCGCTGAAATTGGCAAAGGATGACGTGCTGGTCATGCACCCGGGCCCTATCAACCGCGGCGTGGAGCTGGACGACTTCGCTGCGGACAGCACCTTCTCGGCGATACACAACCAGGTAGAAAATGGGATCTACGTGCGGATGGCGGTGCTAGCGAACGAGTTCGATAAGCTGCGAGGAGACGCATGA
- a CDS encoding aldo/keto reductase, which translates to MSTTRREFLRKAAAAGLSVVAARLGWAGEAQAAGRDLQKRDAGKMGWKASILAFGMAEVPPNDLDLCEKMLRRALDLGVNYIDTAPSYQRGAGERAVARVAERRKEFFLATKTLGRTKEAAAKDITESLERMKVSMIDLLHLHAINDIRTLDTVLAKGGPIEALEEAKRAEKIRYIGITGHTQPEVILEALKRYPFDAILVPVSAADYHLNDFALETIPYANTKGVSVAGMKSLKGWQNAGKKVVSSQEMLHYAFSLPIATLTCGMTTMEQVEENVRAARAFRPLTTADMDRIRAACKEWGTSQHLWWKRT; encoded by the coding sequence ATGAGTACGACGAGACGGGAGTTCTTGCGTAAGGCCGCCGCTGCGGGACTGAGCGTGGTGGCAGCTCGGCTCGGCTGGGCGGGCGAAGCGCAGGCGGCCGGCCGGGATCTGCAGAAGCGAGACGCCGGGAAGATGGGCTGGAAGGCCTCCATACTGGCCTTTGGCATGGCCGAGGTTCCGCCGAACGACCTGGACCTGTGCGAGAAGATGCTGCGCCGCGCATTAGACCTGGGCGTGAATTACATAGACACGGCGCCCAGCTACCAGCGCGGAGCGGGAGAGCGGGCCGTCGCTCGGGTTGCCGAGCGGCGCAAGGAGTTCTTCCTGGCGACGAAGACACTGGGCCGAACCAAGGAGGCTGCCGCCAAGGACATCACCGAGTCCTTGGAACGCATGAAGGTCTCGATGATTGACCTTTTGCACCTACACGCCATCAACGACATACGTACGCTGGACACCGTGCTGGCAAAGGGTGGGCCGATCGAGGCGTTGGAGGAGGCGAAGCGAGCGGAAAAGATCCGCTACATCGGGATCACTGGGCACACGCAACCCGAGGTGATCCTCGAGGCTCTCAAGCGCTACCCATTCGATGCCATCCTGGTGCCGGTGTCTGCAGCGGACTACCATCTGAACGACTTTGCGCTCGAGACCATTCCCTATGCTAACACGAAGGGCGTATCGGTGGCAGGCATGAAGAGCCTGAAAGGGTGGCAGAACGCCGGCAAGAAGGTGGTGTCCTCCCAAGAGATGCTTCACTACGCATTCTCACTACCGATCGCGACCCTAACGTGCGGTATGACCACGATGGAACAGGTGGAGGAGAACGTGCGAGCTGCGCGTGCATTCCGACCGCTTACCACGGCCGACATGGATCGCATTCGCGCGGCATGCAAGGAATGGGGCACCTCGCAGCATCTTTGGTGGAAGCGGACGTAG
- a CDS encoding TIGR03960 family B12-binding radical SAM protein gives MSRKLIEKLQRLLQDERGTILRPHGARLRVALAFPNTYYLGMSNLGFQVVYRLFNEMPGVACERVFLPDPEDREEYRRTATPLLTVETQRAVREFDILGFSVSYEPDYPNILQILDLAGLPLRAADRDERHPLVLLGGPVTVLNPEPIAEFVDAMLVGEAEESLAQLTDAVVGAGGDRQATLEALASIPGIYVPSFYDVHYHSDGTVAGFEAKRPEVPLPVRRVWVNDLERLNTSSVITTPNTEFSNMRLTEIMRGCGRHCRFCVVGYAFLPPRFKSGATVQETYANTVVGERVGLVGASVYDHPDAEGVTTDLVSRSIPYNVSSLRADTITPKLVENMAAGGQKSITIAPEAGSERLREFINKRLTADQIRDAVATALRYGVRRVKLYYMVGLPTETIEDVEGICETAEMIRSEFRPDRISLSISCHVPKPGAPFMWAAQDPLKLLETKVRHVRSRLRKYPDVRVLGESPRMAVLEATLARGDRRVSSLVYELYLAEGSTREAFRRSGVDPVFYAQRPREFDEVFPWDIIDLGFPKSYLWKEWQRALRGQQDPPCDVSVCSRCGICPDIREQLDPRPWVGLRDYLRTRREVGSRR, from the coding sequence ATGTCCCGTAAGCTGATCGAGAAACTGCAAAGATTGCTCCAAGACGAGCGGGGCACGATCCTGCGTCCCCACGGCGCGCGTCTGCGGGTGGCGCTCGCCTTTCCCAACACCTACTACCTGGGCATGTCTAACCTCGGTTTTCAGGTGGTGTACCGGCTTTTCAACGAGATGCCTGGCGTGGCGTGCGAGCGCGTGTTTCTTCCAGACCCCGAGGACCGCGAGGAGTACCGTCGTACGGCAACACCGCTTCTCACTGTAGAGACACAGCGGGCGGTCCGTGAGTTCGACATTCTCGGCTTTTCGGTCAGCTACGAGCCCGATTACCCGAACATCCTGCAAATCCTGGACCTGGCGGGGCTTCCGTTGAGGGCCGCCGACCGGGACGAACGCCACCCGCTCGTCTTGTTAGGCGGGCCGGTGACGGTGCTGAACCCCGAGCCGATTGCCGAATTCGTGGACGCCATGCTGGTTGGAGAGGCGGAGGAGAGCCTGGCTCAGCTGACCGATGCGGTGGTGGGAGCAGGTGGCGACAGGCAGGCCACGCTCGAGGCGTTGGCAAGCATCCCCGGCATTTACGTACCTTCGTTCTACGACGTTCACTATCACTCGGATGGGACGGTAGCAGGCTTCGAGGCGAAGCGACCCGAGGTGCCCCTGCCCGTCCGACGCGTGTGGGTGAACGACCTCGAACGACTGAACACGTCGAGCGTGATTACCACCCCTAACACCGAGTTCTCCAATATGCGGCTGACGGAGATTATGCGTGGATGCGGTCGGCACTGTCGGTTCTGCGTGGTAGGCTATGCCTTTCTTCCTCCACGGTTCAAGAGCGGCGCCACCGTGCAGGAGACCTACGCGAACACGGTGGTAGGTGAGCGAGTGGGTCTCGTTGGTGCCAGCGTGTATGATCACCCGGACGCGGAGGGGGTAACCACCGACCTCGTGTCTCGCTCCATCCCATACAATGTTAGCTCCTTGCGGGCTGATACGATCACACCCAAGCTAGTCGAGAACATGGCTGCGGGTGGGCAGAAGTCCATCACAATCGCCCCGGAGGCCGGCTCCGAGCGGCTGCGGGAGTTCATCAACAAGCGACTGACTGCAGACCAGATTCGCGACGCGGTGGCGACTGCGTTGCGTTACGGCGTACGTCGCGTGAAGCTGTATTACATGGTGGGGCTCCCGACCGAGACCATCGAGGACGTGGAGGGGATATGCGAGACAGCGGAGATGATACGATCCGAGTTCCGACCGGACCGCATCTCGCTTTCCATCAGTTGTCATGTGCCCAAGCCCGGCGCGCCCTTTATGTGGGCGGCACAGGACCCTCTCAAACTGCTCGAAACGAAGGTTCGACACGTGCGCTCGCGTCTTCGCAAGTACCCGGACGTACGTGTGTTAGGCGAGAGTCCGCGGATGGCGGTATTGGAGGCCACGCTGGCACGCGGCGATAGGCGGGTGTCATCGTTGGTATACGAGTTGTATCTGGCAGAGGGCTCCACGAGAGAGGCCTTCCGGCGCTCGGGAGTGGACCCTGTGTTCTATGCGCAGCGGCCTAGGGAGTTCGACGAGGTCTTTCCGTGGGACATTATAGATCTAGGGTTCCCCAAGTCGTACCTGTGGAAGGAATGGCAGCGCGCGCTGCGAGGGCAACAGGACCCACCGTGCGATGTCAGTGTGTGTTCGCGCTGCGGCATATGTCCCGACATTCGGGAGCAATTGGATCCAAGGCCGTGGGTGGGACTGCGAGACTACCTACGCACACGCCGCGAAGTAGGCTCCCGCCGGTAG
- the pyrR gene encoding bifunctional pyr operon transcriptional regulator/uracil phosphoribosyltransferase PyrR has product MSTEDLLMDADDIRRTIVRIAHEVLERNRGSQDLVVIGILRRGAPVAKRLAFELARIEGGAVPVGTVDPRPYRDDVEKGETPPDNTDIPFSITDKRVILVDEVMHTGRTVRAAMDTLVKQGRPACIQLVALIDRAHRELPISPDYIGRAIATEPDDFVRVELTELDGQDRVIVEKREQRR; this is encoded by the coding sequence TTGAGTACGGAAGACCTCTTGATGGACGCCGACGACATCCGGCGAACGATTGTCCGCATCGCTCACGAGGTGCTGGAGCGCAATCGCGGTTCCCAAGATTTGGTGGTTATTGGCATACTCCGCCGGGGGGCGCCGGTCGCCAAGCGCCTGGCCTTCGAGCTAGCCCGCATCGAGGGCGGGGCCGTCCCGGTGGGAACCGTGGACCCAAGGCCCTATCGCGACGACGTGGAGAAGGGTGAGACCCCTCCGGACAACACGGACATTCCTTTCAGCATCACCGACAAGAGGGTGATCCTGGTGGACGAGGTGATGCACACGGGCCGCACGGTTCGGGCTGCGATGGACACGTTGGTCAAGCAGGGCAGGCCCGCTTGTATCCAGCTCGTAGCGCTGATAGACCGGGCACACCGCGAGCTGCCCATCAGCCCCGACTACATCGGCCGTGCCATCGCGACCGAACCGGATGATTTCGTCCGCGTCGAACTTACGGAGCTCGATGGCCAGGACCGTGTGATCGTGGAGAAACGGGAGCAGCGACGATGA
- the carA gene encoding glutamine-hydrolyzing carbamoyl-phosphate synthase small subunit has product MHSLLVLESGDRFVGEPIGARGRTTGEIVFVTGMTGYQEVLTDPSYAGQIVVFTYPLIGNYGINADDFESEGVRPRGIVVLQACHEPSNWRSRQTLPEFLAQHGLVCIEGVDTRAVTRLIRDQGAMKATITTDETGDEALARLRAEPDYGTQTFVEEVSTHEPYCWGRYGKEPFSSYEEGYRYQVVVLDCGIKYNILRRLAAAGCRSLVLPASASAQEILALPADGVVLSPGPGDPELLTSIVGTVTELLGRKPILGICLGHQILALALGGRTAKLKFGHHGSNHPVRQLADGTVRITSQNHGYAVLADSLAGSGAELTQIHVTDESVEGFRHDELRLTAIQYHPEAAPGPWDSRHYIPDFLASLDR; this is encoded by the coding sequence GTGCACAGCCTGTTAGTTCTCGAAAGCGGAGACCGCTTCGTTGGCGAGCCCATAGGTGCGCGCGGACGCACCACGGGGGAGATCGTCTTCGTAACCGGCATGACGGGTTATCAGGAGGTCCTGACCGACCCCAGTTATGCCGGGCAGATCGTCGTTTTCACGTATCCGCTGATAGGTAACTACGGTATCAACGCGGATGACTTCGAGAGTGAGGGCGTTCGCCCGAGAGGCATCGTCGTTCTCCAGGCCTGCCACGAACCTTCTAACTGGAGAAGCAGGCAGACGCTGCCAGAGTTCCTGGCTCAACACGGCCTAGTGTGCATCGAGGGGGTGGATACTCGTGCGGTCACCCGGCTGATTCGCGACCAGGGAGCGATGAAAGCCACGATTACCACCGACGAAACCGGGGACGAGGCTCTTGCTCGCCTGCGTGCGGAGCCGGACTACGGAACGCAAACATTCGTCGAAGAGGTATCCACACACGAGCCATACTGTTGGGGACGTTACGGCAAAGAGCCTTTCAGCTCCTATGAAGAAGGTTACCGCTACCAGGTGGTAGTGCTCGACTGCGGCATCAAGTACAACATCCTGCGCCGGCTTGCCGCGGCAGGGTGCCGATCTCTCGTACTGCCAGCATCCGCATCGGCGCAAGAGATCCTGGCGCTACCAGCAGACGGCGTGGTGCTCTCCCCCGGCCCCGGCGATCCAGAGTTGCTAACATCCATCGTCGGCACCGTGACGGAGTTGTTGGGTAGAAAGCCGATCCTCGGCATCTGCCTTGGTCACCAGATTCTCGCATTGGCGCTCGGCGGGCGAACGGCGAAGCTCAAGTTCGGCCATCACGGAAGCAACCACCCAGTGCGGCAGTTGGCGGATGGCACGGTGCGAATCACCAGCCAGAACCACGGCTACGCGGTACTGGCAGACAGTCTTGCAGGGAGCGGAGCAGAGCTGACACAGATACACGTTACGGACGAGTCCGTCGAGGGCTTTCGGCACGATGAACTTCGCCTGACCGCCATCCAGTACCACCCCGAGGCGGCTCCCGGTCCTTGGGACAGCAGACACTACATCCCCGACTTCCTGGCCAGTCTGGATAGGTGA
- a CDS encoding dihydroorotase yields the protein MKTLLKGGRVLDPSQNLDVIGDLLIENDQIVEMNGQEKLEPGDTIIDCTGLWVCPGLIDLHVHLREPGFEYKETISTGTQAAAAGGFTTICCMPNTDPPLDKRAIIEYVVTRAASSESGGIFVAPIGAVARGMGSDHLAEIASMKEAGIVAVSDDAFPIQDAEMMHQAMQYCKMLDLPIATHCEDLSLTRGGAMNEGAMSAVLGLKGMPRTAEDIQVARNCVLSISTGCRLHVCHVSTWGAVETIRKAKSLGAPVTAEVTPHHLILTDNATDGFDTNCKMNPPLRTQKDVDALREALADGTIDCIATDHAPHSLHEKQLPFSEAPFGIVGLESAVGLILTHLTHTGVLSPLQTIRAMSTAPAEAFALGGGTLIPGELPAAQITVIDPDLEWTFDVRKTFSKSRNSPFHGWQLRGKAVMTIWGDEVYRDGVMDARVSTQ from the coding sequence ATGAAGACGCTGCTCAAGGGTGGTAGGGTGCTCGATCCGTCCCAGAACCTCGACGTAATCGGCGATCTACTGATCGAGAACGACCAGATCGTCGAGATGAACGGGCAGGAGAAGCTGGAGCCGGGTGATACCATCATTGACTGCACGGGTCTGTGGGTGTGTCCCGGTCTCATTGACCTGCATGTTCACCTTCGCGAGCCGGGATTCGAGTACAAGGAGACGATTAGCACCGGTACGCAGGCTGCGGCAGCGGGCGGTTTCACTACCATCTGCTGCATGCCGAACACGGACCCCCCTCTTGACAAGCGGGCCATCATCGAGTACGTAGTGACGCGCGCGGCTTCTTCCGAGAGCGGCGGCATCTTCGTTGCTCCCATCGGAGCGGTGGCGCGAGGAATGGGCAGTGACCACCTAGCCGAGATCGCATCCATGAAGGAGGCCGGCATTGTTGCGGTGAGCGATGACGCGTTTCCCATTCAGGATGCAGAGATGATGCATCAGGCGATGCAGTACTGCAAGATGCTCGACCTCCCAATAGCCACTCACTGCGAAGATCTGAGCCTCACACGCGGCGGGGCAATGAACGAAGGCGCGATGAGCGCCGTGTTAGGTCTGAAGGGTATGCCACGCACGGCGGAAGACATCCAGGTCGCGCGCAACTGCGTGCTCAGCATCTCCACCGGTTGCCGATTACACGTGTGCCACGTCAGCACTTGGGGCGCCGTCGAGACCATCCGGAAGGCCAAGTCGCTGGGCGCGCCGGTGACCGCCGAGGTGACCCCGCATCACCTCATCCTCACCGACAATGCGACCGACGGATTCGACACTAACTGCAAGATGAACCCACCGCTGCGTACGCAGAAGGACGTGGACGCGCTCCGAGAAGCGCTGGCCGACGGCACCATAGACTGCATCGCCACCGATCACGCCCCCCACTCGCTGCATGAAAAGCAGCTACCATTCTCCGAAGCGCCTTTCGGCATCGTGGGGCTGGAGAGCGCAGTGGGGCTGATACTAACACATCTGACACATACTGGGGTACTCTCCCCGCTGCAGACGATACGCGCGATGAGTACGGCACCCGCCGAGGCCTTTGCGCTGGGTGGCGGAACGCTGATCCCCGGAGAGCTCCCCGCCGCACAGATCACGGTGATCGATCCTGACCTAGAGTGGACGTTCGACGTGCGCAAGACGTTCTCCAAGAGCCGAAACTCGCCCTTCCACGGATGGCAACTTCGCGGAAAAGCCGTGATGACCATCTGGGGCGACGAGGTCTACCGAGACGGCGTCATGGACGCGCGCGTCTCGACGCAATGA
- a CDS encoding alginate lyase family protein, producing MNLGWTLRRLRAMSAAEIIMRLRRRLRDHLVPPLRSKLSAEQAFDTYFRGENPLASWGEVPDGVISLLQGPPPALEPVSLDAALRLDLFGKQVVLDDPPNWHKNYATGAEWPIGEKMDFHRTDLAGGPKWVWEINRHSMFSALAYGYHATGDLAYAGKLLAWMEDWVDRNPADRGIHWTSALELAVRLVVWTWCLRMVAASPEGRGLLARSPMKKIVGCMAQHADYVCNNYSYGSSGNNHLIGEVAALAVFARCWPAWDSADQWLVWARAMAEHECLNQFWPDGVSKEQSFHYVPFIWEFYLHMALAGIPLSPEVIARLDASARFVDAIATCSGFVPQVGDEDDGTVLRQLPGGWPRFGVIGSALATELGIRLARRPIAGHPEDAVLVFPEGGYTVFRTRSPEIHVLFDHGPLGFGSLAAHGHADALSVAVSLDGRPLLVDPGAYTYHDEPAWRDYFRSTRAHNTVCIDGRSQAEMLGPFLWGRRYEVRATAGSAHTYHVPGRTTPFYDATHERSVRLEGRRLVVTDRIMGGFRSAEAAWHCHPDVEVSRNGERELVLAQDGKRVARMSLHFAPADLSLVRGNPADDKPTPGWYSPGLGRKTPTTSILVRLPSRAEQLVTHFDFD from the coding sequence GTGAATCTGGGCTGGACTCTGCGACGCCTGCGTGCAATGTCCGCCGCTGAGATCATCATGCGTCTGCGGCGGAGACTACGCGATCACCTAGTGCCACCACTTCGCTCTAAGCTATCTGCAGAGCAAGCGTTCGATACGTACTTCCGAGGAGAAAATCCACTCGCGTCCTGGGGTGAGGTGCCAGACGGTGTGATCTCGTTGCTGCAGGGGCCGCCACCTGCGTTGGAACCCGTGTCGCTAGATGCAGCTCTGCGGCTCGACCTGTTCGGCAAGCAGGTCGTTCTCGATGACCCACCCAACTGGCACAAGAACTACGCCACGGGTGCAGAGTGGCCGATTGGCGAGAAGATGGACTTCCACCGCACGGACCTTGCCGGTGGCCCCAAGTGGGTGTGGGAGATCAACCGGCATAGCATGTTCTCGGCGTTGGCATACGGCTACCACGCTACAGGCGACCTGGCGTACGCCGGGAAGCTGCTGGCGTGGATGGAGGATTGGGTGGATCGCAACCCCGCAGACAGGGGCATCCACTGGACGAGCGCCTTGGAACTGGCGGTACGGCTCGTAGTGTGGACGTGGTGCCTACGCATGGTTGCAGCCAGTCCGGAGGGCAGAGGGCTTCTCGCGCGCTCGCCCATGAAAAAGATCGTGGGTTGCATGGCACAGCACGCCGACTACGTCTGCAACAACTACTCGTACGGCTCCTCGGGTAACAACCACCTAATCGGCGAGGTCGCGGCCTTAGCCGTTTTCGCGCGGTGTTGGCCGGCGTGGGATAGTGCAGACCAGTGGCTCGTTTGGGCCCGCGCGATGGCGGAGCACGAGTGCCTGAACCAATTCTGGCCGGATGGTGTCAGCAAGGAGCAGTCGTTCCACTACGTACCTTTCATCTGGGAGTTCTACCTTCACATGGCACTCGCTGGAATACCTCTGTCGCCAGAAGTGATCGCTCGGCTCGATGCATCCGCGCGGTTCGTGGACGCCATAGCTACTTGCTCCGGATTCGTGCCTCAAGTAGGTGACGAAGACGACGGCACGGTACTGCGTCAGTTGCCCGGCGGCTGGCCTCGTTTCGGAGTGATCGGTTCAGCGCTGGCAACCGAGCTGGGAATACGGCTCGCACGACGCCCCATAGCTGGTCACCCAGAGGATGCAGTGTTAGTATTCCCGGAAGGCGGCTACACCGTCTTTCGAACACGCTCGCCGGAGATCCATGTGTTGTTCGATCACGGTCCACTCGGGTTCGGCAGTCTTGCGGCTCACGGCCATGCGGATGCACTCTCCGTCGCCGTATCGCTGGATGGGAGACCCTTGCTCGTGGACCCAGGGGCATATACGTATCACGACGAGCCCGCGTGGCGCGACTACTTCCGCTCGACTCGGGCACATAACACCGTGTGCATAGACGGTCGGTCGCAGGCAGAGATGCTGGGCCCGTTCCTGTGGGGCCGTCGCTATGAGGTCCGCGCCACCGCTGGCTCCGCACACACTTACCATGTCCCAGGCAGGACCACCCCCTTCTACGACGCCACTCACGAGCGATCGGTACGTTTGGAGGGCAGACGCCTCGTCGTGACCGACCGTATCATGGGAGGTTTCCGAAGCGCAGAGGCCGCTTGGCATTGTCACCCGGACGTGGAGGTCAGCCGTAACGGAGAGAGGGAACTGGTGCTTGCGCAGGATGGCAAGCGGGTCGCGCGCATGAGCCTGCACTTCGCACCTGCGGACCTATCGCTAGTCCGCGGCAACCCTGCCGACGACAAGCCGACCCCAGGGTGGTATTCTCCCGGTCTAGGCAGGAAAACACCTACTACCAGCATCCTCGTCCGGCTGCCATCGCGCGCAGAACAGCTCGTTACACACTTCGACTTCGATTAG